Genomic window (Roseivirga sp. 4D4):
CCTGACGAGGCCCAAGGAGAGCCACGGCTGGAAAAGAGGCTAATAGTTCTGCTAATTCTTGAGATTTATACCGATCAATCATCCTTGTAAATTAGGAATGTTATTCCTGATTTACAAGGTTAATAATATATAAAAAACTGCCCACTCCTTACGAGTGGACAGCCCAAAACAACACCAATCAATAATTTTGTCAAATGATGTATTAGCGAGCAGCTCGGCTGTTCTTGGAAATCACCAGGTATTTAGAGATTTGCCAGAAGGACTCTGGATCTGTGATTTCGAGAACCTTAGTGCTTTCGTCATCTCCCGGAAGTATCTGGTAAGATCCGCTTGGGTGGTTGCTCACCAGAGAAAGCGTGGTAGCCTGAATTTTAAGCTGGCTGACTTTTCTGCGGTCTAGCTCCATAAACTCGGTCTTATCCGCATCATCTTGTAAAGCCACGCTTCTGCCGATGAAGCCTAAGAATCCACCCTCTTTGTCTACCACACCCTTAGCTTGTAGGTCTTCAAAAGTGCCAACGGCTAAGTAACTTTTGTTTAATTCATCATTCAGTGCGGTCAGTTGAGTTACCTCAAGTTCTTTTTCACCGATGATTTCGACTTTGGCATTTAGGGTCTTGTTAAGGGAGTCCTTTTGATCCGCTAATAAAGCGAGTGCCTCATCTTTCGCAACCAACTCAGTTTTTAAGTCACCGATGACCGTTTGTCGGGCTGTTAAATCTGCCTGAAGTGCGTTGATACGTTTTTCGAATACACCCAATTTGAGATCGGTGCTTTTGATTTTATCAGAGAGGGTCTTGATGTTTTCATTTGATCTAATGATCAAGTCATCAATCATGGCAATCTCTCTCATAATGTTCTCCTTCTTTCCGCTGTTTAGTGGCTCCTGACTTTGTCCATGGACTAGGTTCTCCTTTTCTACAATGGCTCCGATCTGATCTTCGACTTCTGTGATCAGTCCCATAACTTCTTCAAATGCGGATTCCTTACGAATCACCTCCTTTTCCAATTTTGCAAATTGGCCTTCCAGTACTTCTTTTTGCTTGTTAGTGGACGAGATTCCGAACCACATGGCGATGGTGAGTGCTCCGAGCAATACCATGCTCACTTTTAATGTTTGTTTCATCTTCCTTAGGTTTTAATGTTAAATAATGGATTAAAAAATATGCTGAATCAGGCTCTTAGAGACAGATTCCTGTGACGCATAGCGGAAGGTTTGGATTGGTGGTTTTGAGAATAGGTTTGTGATGATTCTCGCTTATATAACGAGAAACTTAGTTGATATTGTGAAGATGAACTAGAAAATTAGTTATTATTTCTTTTCAGTTGAAAAGTGAGGTTATAAGCCTGGTTTCCTAGGCTTCAGCCAGCCCCGGTCTACTGCATATATAATTAACTCGGTAGGTGATTTAAGGCCAAGTTTTTTTAGAATGTTCTTGCGGTGTGAGTTTACAGTGTGAATGCTTACGGCCAGGTGATCGGCAATTTCTGAAGAGGGAAGCCCACGACCGATATACTTGATGATCTGCATTTCACGTTCGGACAACTCGGAATCACCATTAAGCTGTAAGTCGTTCACCAGGTCAAGCACTTTCTGACAAAAGAAATTACCTCCCTTTTGCACAACCGATAGAGCCGTTTGCATTTCTTCAACCGAGCAACTTTTGGTGAGGAATCCATCAACCCCTGCTTTGATTTGCTTGTTGATAACCACGGCATCATCGTCTTCGGAGATCACCAGAATTCTCAAATTCGGATGTTCTTTTTTAAGCCTGCTTGTGATGGTGTCTTGCACCATGAACTCACCTAAGTATTCTAGTATGAGGAGGTCAGGCTGATGGCGCTGGATTTGATCAGATAGATTTTTCTCTGTATTGAATAGAATTACCTCACTAATCTCATCGCTGTTCTCTAGGATGATCTTAATGCCGGTACTGGAAAGAAACTGAGGGTCATAAATGGCCGCCTTCTTCACACTATTTTTATTTAGACTGATTCTAATATAGGGCAAAAATAATAATAGACTTGAGCTTAATTACTCATAATCGGATTTTTTTAGGTCGCTCTACTTCCTTTTCTCCCTTCTACCCATTTCGAAAGAGTGCTCACTCGAATTTTAGGGCCCGAAATCTTGTACCGATGGCTTAAGATTAGACTCAATTATCTTTATTTTTGAAGCCAATAAAAATCGAACTCCCATCATTTTTTGACTATGGCCAAAACGAAAGAGGCGAAGGAAACCCCACTGATGAAACAGTACAATGCCATCAAGGCAAAGCACCCAGGGGCGCTACTTTTGTTTCGTGTAGGAGACTTTTACGAGACCTTTGGGGAGGATGCCATTAAGGCCAGCAATGTGCTCAATATTGTACTCACTAAACGGGCCAATGGAGCCGCGAGCCACATAGAATTGGCGGGCTTTCCGCACCACTCTTTGGATACCTACTTACCAAAGTTGGTTAGGGCTGGTAATAGGGTGGCCATCTGCGATCAATTAGAAGACCCCAAGTCGGTTAAGGGAATTGTCAAGCGGGGGGTAACAGAGTTAGTAACACCTGGCCTGTCTTTCAATGACAACGTCCTCGATCAGAAACGAAATAATTATCTTGCCTCGCTGAGCTTTGGCAAAGATGAAATTGGAGCCGCATTCCTCGACTTGTCGACTGGAGAGTTCCTTACCGCTCAGGGCAAACCTGGATACATCGATAAACTGATTCAAGGACTGAATCCTTCAGAGTTTATCTTCTCAAGGGCGCAGAAAGGGGAATTTGAATCCCACTACGAAGACAGCTTCAATACCTATCACTTAGATGACTGGGTATATGCCTTCGACTATGGATATGAGAAGCTGACCAATCACTTTTCTACCAAGTCCCTTAAAGGTTTTGGCATTGAAGAGATGAATTTGGCCATTCCAGCGGCAGGAGCAGTACTCTATTATCTGGAGGACACAGAACATAAAGAAATAGGTCACATTGCTTCGATCAGTAGACTCGAAGAAGACAAATACGTCTGGTTGGATAAGTTCACGATTAGAAACCTCGAGCTCATTTATCCTCAACAGGATGGTGGTATTCCACTGATTCAAATCCTAGATAAAACTTTGACTCCAATGGGGTCCAGAATGCTCAAGCGCTGGATGGTTTTACCCTTGAAGGAGTTAGAGAAGATAGAGGAAAGACTGTCCATAGTTGATGCCTTCCATGCCGATAACGATTTGACTGAGAGTATTGCCGAGGCAATGGACGGTATTGGCGATTTGGAAAGACTGATTTCCAAGGTGGCTGTGGGGCGTATTAACCCTCGCGAGCTTAATCAGTTGAGAAGCGCTCTGGAAAGGCTAATTCCTATCAAAGAGTCCTTGTCTAAGTCTTCACATAAGTCACTTCAAGCCCTTGCTAAGCAGTTGGATGAATGCGAAGAACTACTCAAGCGAATCACCAAAGAGCTCAAAGAAGATGCTCCTATGCTGGTGCATCAGGGAGGTATTATCGCAGAAGGGGTCGATGAGGAATTGGATGAACTCAGGTCTATCGCTTTTAGCGGGAAGGATTATCTGGTCCAGATTCAGCAAAGAGAGAGTGAAGCCACGGGTATTACTTCTTTGAAGATTGCTTACAATAAGGTTTTTGGATACTACTTGGAAGTCAGCAATGCACATAAGGATAAAGTACCCGAAGAGTGGATCAGAAAGCAGACGCTAGTTAATGCCGAACGATACATCACTCAGGAGCTCAAAACCTATGAGGAAAAGATCATCAATGCGGAAGATCAATACAAGGTAATAGAGCAGCGACTCTTCCTTGATCTTGTGGCCTTTGCAGGTGATTTCACAACTAAGGTTCAGAAAAACGCTCACGTCATTGCGACCATCGATTGTCTGGTCTCCTTCGCCAATATTGCAAAGCTGAACAACTATTGCCGCCCTGAGCTCAATGATAAGATGATCATTGATATTCAGGAAGGCCGACACCCTGTTATCGAGAAACAGCTACCGGTTGGAGAATCCTACGTACCGAATGATGTTTCTCTAGATGACCATACACACCAGATATTAATCATCACCGGTCCGAATATGGCTGGTAAGTCTGCTTTGCTTAGGCAGACTGCCTTGATTGTACTGATGGCGCAGATGGGCTCTTATGTGCCTGCTACCAAGGCTAAATTGGGTATTACGGATAAAGTCTTTACACGTGTAGGGGCCTCCGATAATCTTTCAAAAGGTGAATCTACCTTTATGGTAGAAATGACCGAAACGGCCAGTATTCTGAATAACCTTTCAGAAAGAAGCCTGGTGTTGATGGATGAAATAGGCAGAGGAACCAGTACCTATGATGGTATTTCCATTGCCTGGTCTATTGTCGAATACCTGCATAACCATGACAAATTCAAGGCAAAGACTTTATTCGCTACTCACTATCATGAGTTAAATCAACTGGAAGAAGACTTTCCAGCGATTAAAAACTTCAATGTTTCTGTCAAAGAAGTGGGTAACAAAGTGATCTTTATGCGCAAGCTAAAGGAGGGGGGAAGTGAGCATAGTTTTGGTATCCATGTGGCGCAAATGGCAGGAATGCCGAATCCCGTGGTAATTCGTGCTGCCGAAATCATGAGCCATCTGGAAAAAGACAAGATTAGAAACCAGACAGAGGATAAGTTGAAGGAAGTTCCCAAAAACAACTTCCAACTCAACCTCTTTGAGGCCGATCCTACATTCAACGAAATCAAAGAGATTTTGGAGACTCTGGATATCAATACAATTTCACCTGTAGAGGCATTGTTAAAGCTCAATGAGATTAAGGGTAAATTGAAGGAGTAATTTTTTTCAAAAGCCGTTGCAAATTAAAAGCCCTTCACTAAATTTGCAGTCCGTTTCGCAACAAGCGCGAAATTTGAAGTACTGAAATAAGCGAGAGTAGCTCAGCTGGTAGAGCACGACCTTGCCAAGGTCGGGGTCGCGGGTTCGAATCCCGTCTCCCGCTCATAAGTCGGAAGACGCATTAATTGAATGCTTAATGGCTTATCGCACTTACATGAACATGTAGGTCGCGGTTCGTCCCGAAGCTTCGGGACCGTCTCCCGCTCATAATTGAAGAAGCGTGATCGCGATCACGCTTTTTTAGTTTAGAGCCATTCATATTGGGTCGGTATTTAACCGGCTTGTCTGCCGTAGGCAGGAGTGGTGGAACCTGTCTGCCGACAGGCAGGTTGGTAGACAAAAGGTTTACAAAATGTTCTTTGTATATGCCATAGATAGCCAAGTTAGAACTTACACTTATGTAGGTTTGACAGATAATATTGAAAGGCGTCTCGAACAGCATAACAAAGGTTACAATAAGACGACAAAGGCATATAGGCCATTTAAGTTGTTTTATCAAGAGCAATTCGAAACGAGAATTGAGGCAAGGCAAAGAGAAAAGTATTTGAAGTCAGGTGT
Coding sequences:
- a CDS encoding response regulator transcription factor, coding for MKKAAIYDPQFLSSTGIKIILENSDEISEVILFNTEKNLSDQIQRHQPDLLILEYLGEFMVQDTITSRLKKEHPNLRILVISEDDDAVVINKQIKAGVDGFLTKSCSVEEMQTALSVVQKGGNFFCQKVLDLVNDLQLNGDSELSEREMQIIKYIGRGLPSSEIADHLAVSIHTVNSHRKNILKKLGLKSPTELIIYAVDRGWLKPRKPGL
- the mutS gene encoding DNA mismatch repair protein MutS gives rise to the protein MAKTKEAKETPLMKQYNAIKAKHPGALLLFRVGDFYETFGEDAIKASNVLNIVLTKRANGAASHIELAGFPHHSLDTYLPKLVRAGNRVAICDQLEDPKSVKGIVKRGVTELVTPGLSFNDNVLDQKRNNYLASLSFGKDEIGAAFLDLSTGEFLTAQGKPGYIDKLIQGLNPSEFIFSRAQKGEFESHYEDSFNTYHLDDWVYAFDYGYEKLTNHFSTKSLKGFGIEEMNLAIPAAGAVLYYLEDTEHKEIGHIASISRLEEDKYVWLDKFTIRNLELIYPQQDGGIPLIQILDKTLTPMGSRMLKRWMVLPLKELEKIEERLSIVDAFHADNDLTESIAEAMDGIGDLERLISKVAVGRINPRELNQLRSALERLIPIKESLSKSSHKSLQALAKQLDECEELLKRITKELKEDAPMLVHQGGIIAEGVDEELDELRSIAFSGKDYLVQIQQRESEATGITSLKIAYNKVFGYYLEVSNAHKDKVPEEWIRKQTLVNAERYITQELKTYEEKIINAEDQYKVIEQRLFLDLVAFAGDFTTKVQKNAHVIATIDCLVSFANIAKLNNYCRPELNDKMIIDIQEGRHPVIEKQLPVGESYVPNDVSLDDHTHQILIITGPNMAGKSALLRQTALIVLMAQMGSYVPATKAKLGITDKVFTRVGASDNLSKGESTFMVEMTETASILNNLSERSLVLMDEIGRGTSTYDGISIAWSIVEYLHNHDKFKAKTLFATHYHELNQLEEDFPAIKNFNVSVKEVGNKVIFMRKLKEGGSEHSFGIHVAQMAGMPNPVVIRAAEIMSHLEKDKIRNQTEDKLKEVPKNNFQLNLFEADPTFNEIKEILETLDINTISPVEALLKLNEIKGKLKE
- a CDS encoding GIY-YIG nuclease family protein, whose amino-acid sequence is MFFVYAIDSQVRTYTYVGLTDNIERRLEQHNKGYNKTTKAYRPFKLFYQEQFETRIEARQREKYLKSGVGREYLKKLKTTQ